CGTCTATGCGCCCGGTCTCGCCGAGGCGATGTGGGTCAAGCTCGACGATCTCCAGTCGGCATACACCGGCCGCGCGGTCGCCGTTGAGGCCGACCCGACGCGCGAGCGAGAGGGCGAGCGCCCGTGGGACAAGGCCAAGCGAACCCACTGGTTCTGGTCGGAGGTGTGGAAGGAGCGTCGCGAATTCTGGCCGGTGATGCTGGCTGCACTGATCGTCAACCTGCTGGCTCTGGCCGTGCCGTTGTTCACGATGAACGTTTACGACCGGGTCATCCCTAACAAGGCGATTCCAACTTTGTGGGTTTTGGCCCTCGGTGTGGCGCTTGCGCTGGCGTTTGATTTTGCGCTTCGGATCGCGCGTTCGCGGCTGGTCGATGAGATCGGCCTGACTCTCGACGCAAAACTGAGTCAAAAGCTTTTCGAAAAAGTCATGAACCTGCCGATGGCGAGCCGCCAAGGCAGCACTGGCGCCTTGGCCAAGCGGCTTTCCGAATATGAGCTCGTACGGGACTTCTTTGCTTCGACCACGGTGGTTTTGCTCGTCGACCTTAGTTTCCTGCTCCTCTTTCTGATCTTCATTACGGTGCTGGCTGGTTGGCTGGTCTTGGTGCCACTTGTCGGGATCGCGCTAATGGCGCTCGCCGGCTACTCGCTTCAGAAGAAGATGGGGCGAAGCGCCATCGACGCCCAAGCCGACGCCAGCCTGCAACATTCGATGCTGGTCGAGTCCATTGGGGGGCTCGAGACATTGAAAGCCGCTCGTGCAGAAGGGCAGATGCTTGGCCGCTGGCGCCGCTATGCGTCAATGAGTGCCGCAACGCAGGAACACATGCGCCGGGTCACTGCAGTGGCGGTGAATCTTACGAGCTCATCTCAGCAGCTCATCAGCATCGGTCTGATCGTGGGCGGCTTCTATCGCTTCAATGCTGGCGAAATGTCGATGGGCGCCATCATCGCCATTGTCATGCTCGCCGGTCGTGCGATGTCACCGGTTGGGCAGTTCGCCTTCCTCATGACGCGCGCAAAGCAGGCTCTGACGACGATGAACTCCCTCCAACAGATGATGGAGGTCGAAGACGAGCGCCAGACCTCCGCGCGCTCGATCGTTCCGGAAATCCGCGTTGGCAAGATCGAACTCATTGACGTCGACTTCGCGTATCCGGGGGCCTCCGCGAACGCGCTCAACGGCGTATGCCTAAAGATCGAGCCGGGCGAGCGGATCGGCATCATCGGGCGAGTCGCTTCCGGCAAGTCGACGCTCGGACGAGTCCTTTGCGGTTTGTACACGCCCACAGGCGGAGTGATGACCGTCGATGGCCTCGACAGCCGTCAATATCATCCGCACCAGCTGCGTGACGAATTCCGTTTCGTTGCCCAGGATTCGGAGCTGTTTAGCGGCTCGGTTCGGGACAACCTCATGCTTGGCGCTGCCCAGGCCGACGATCAGCAGCTGATCGATGCCGTCATTCGTTCGGGCGCCGACATCTTCCTCTCGCGCGACGCCGCCGGCTTCGATTTCCCGGTCGGCGAGCGCGGCACGCGTTTGTCCGGCGGGCAGCGCTCGCTTCTCGTGCTGGCCCGGGCGCTCGTCTCGCCATGCAAGCTCCTTTTCCTCGACGAACCCACGGGATCGATGGACACGCAGACCGAGAATTATTTCATCGAGCGACTAAGGAATGCGCTCACCCCGAAGCAAACTCTCATCGTCTCGACGCATCGTCATCAGATGCTGAACATCGTCGACCGGCTGATCGTCATCGACGGAGGCCGGATCGTCGCCGACGGCCCGCGCCAGGATATCCTCGGCCGGCTCGGCAATGTCGCCAAGGAGGCGAAGAAATGACCTGGTTGCGCGCCCGATCCGCATTTTTCGAAATCCGTCGCTGGGTTCTCGCGGCGGGGCCCTTCTGGTGGCGCTGGCCTCCTTTGCGGCTGTTTCCCTGCTCGCGCTTCGCAGCGAGCGAGCCGAGGCCAGCGCTGTCGCGTCGGCCCAGGCCGCCAAGCTGGTCGAGGCGACGATCGACCATGCAAACGAGGTTCGGGCGGTTGGCGAAGATGCGAAGCTGATCAACGCGACCATGCCATTCAGTACGGCGCCAGTGCGTGCCGCCAATGCGTTTGTTATCCCGGCTGCCGATGAAATCGATCATCGCCGCGCTCTGCTGTGCCTGACCCAGGCCGTATATTATGAGGCTGGGTACGAGCCGATCGCCGGTCGGCGGGCCGTCGCCCAAGTCGTTTTGAACCGGACTCGTCACCCAGCCTTCCCAAAGTCCGTCTGCGGCGTGGTATATCAGCGTAACTCGACGCCGATCTGCCAGTTTACGTTCGTTTGCGACGGCTCGCTCGATCGCCGTCCGGAGCCGGGCGCGTGGCGAATTGCACAGCAAATCGCGAGCGAAGCACTGGCCGGCTACGTCGAAAAGTCGGTCGGATCCGCGACCCATTACCACGCCGATTACGTCGCGCCGCGCTGGGCCCCGCTGCTGGCGAAGATCAGCAAGATCGGCGCACACATCTTCTACCGCTGGCCGGGCGCATGGGGCATGCCGGGCGCGTTCGCCGGCCGCTACATGGGCGAGCCGCGCGATCCTGCGACGATGCGTCCGCTGATCGTCCGCGTACCGGGCATCGATGGACAGACGATCGAACAAGTGACCGGCACCGGCCCAATTATCGACGGGACGATGCTTAAGCGCGCTCCGAACGATGTCGGCGGATTGTTGGATACGTCGAAGGGCTGGACTTTGAACATTCCGTTGCCCTCTGAGGCGGGGTCCGCCACGCATGCCGTTGCCGAACGCCAGGCGAATGCCCCCGCGCCGGCCGAAAAGGCTCAAAATGACGCAGCCGCTCCAACCACCGTGCTCGCCTCGCGCTGACAGGGTATAAAGAATCATCATGGCTTCCACTGCGTTCATCCCGGAACTCGCCCGTCGGCATAGCGAGCTTAGCGGCTCCCGCCGGGTCATCATCTATTCTGCAGCGTTCTTCCTAGTTTTCCTGCTGTGGGCGAGCATTGCCCAAGTCGACGAAGTGACCAGCGGACAGGGAAAGGTCATCCCCTCCAGCAAGGTGCAGATCATCCAGTCTGCGGACCCGGCGACGGTCGCGGAATTACTTGTAAGGGCCGGCCAGCCGGTGAAGCGCGGCCAGCTTCTCGCCAGGCTCGACAATCCGGAGAGCCGCTCGATCCTAGCAGAGACTGAAGCGCTCGAAGCACGGGCCGCTCGTCTCGGCGCCGAAGGGTTGGGAACCTCGTCGGGAGCGCTCCAGGGCGAGGAAGCCGCGCTCAGCGAAGTACGGCGCCAGACCTTGTCTTCGCGGGTCAGCGCCCTGCGCGCTTCGGCGGAACAGCGCCGCCGCGAAGCCGCGGAAGCCAGCGCCACGATCTCGTCACTGTCCCAAAGCCTCCAATTGGCGCAGGAGAACGTGAACCGTCTCGCGCCGCTTGCCGCCAAGAATATTGTTCCGCAAACCGAACTTGCAACTGCCCAGCGCGAAGTCGTTGACCTGCGCGGCCGGATCGCTGCCGCGCGCGAGCAGCAAGGCCGGGCCATGGCTGCCGTCAGCGAAGCGCAGAGTCAGGCCAGCGAAGCGCAGTTCGAATTTCGCAAGCAGGCGCTAGACGAGCGGAGCCAGGTTCAGCAGAAGATTGCCGTAAACCAGCAGTCGCTGCAGGGGCGGGGACAGTCCGGCCGGCTGGAACTGCGCTCACCGGTAGATGGCGTCGTCAACGACGTGAAAGTCACGACCATCGGTGGTTTTGTCGCAGCCGGCGAAAAGGTAATGGAAGTCGTTCCGATGGGCGACAAGCTGCTGGTCGAGACGCGCGTCAAGCCCAGCGATATCGCCTTCATCAAGGTCGGCGACAAAGCGCTGGTCAAGGTGACGGCTTACGATTTCTCGACCTATGGCGGGCTCGATGGGCGCGTCGTTCAGGTTTCCGCCGATTCCATTTACGATGAAGCCGAGCGACAGGCCTACTTCACCGTCATCGTCGAAACGGAGCGCAGCTACCTGCATTCCGCTGGGCGAAAGCTCCCGATTACGCCGGGCATGATGACCGATACCCAGATCATCACCGGGCGTAAAAGCATCCTAACATATCTTTTGAAACCGCTTTCGAAAGCCCGGAGCGAAGCGCTTCGGGAACGCTAGAAGGCGATCGAGACGACGACCGGATCGCCCGCCGCGACCTCCGCAGTGGCGACGATCTCAGTTGCCGGATTTGCGGCCGCATATTGGATCGCGGGCTCGTTCCCACGGCGATATCCGTGTGTCCAGCTGCGATCGCCGGAGAAAGTCAGGATCGGCCGGTATTCGGGGATGGAATCACTGTCGACGATCCGGTTCGTCCCATTGTCCAGCACAAGCAAGCGACCGTCGGCCCTGACGACCAAGACGGCATGATCCGCCCGGCGACGGACATCGTGCAAGATTACGAGATAGAGATCTTTTTCAGCGAAGCCGGCATGACGAAGCAATTGCAGCTTTGCGATTGCGAAATCCTCGCAGTCGCCACGACCGCGCCGAAGCGTTTCGCCTGCCGCAAGCCAGAGGTCGGCATAGCCGAACTGCCGCTTGTCGTTGGCGAATTGTACACGAGCGTTGACGAAGCGGTTGACGGCATCGAGCTGTTCGATCGCACCTAATCCCGAAAGACGCTTCACAAAGGCTGACGCTGCCAATCCGATCGGCATGCGCTCCACTTTCGCCCAGCGCCGCTCGAGCGGCGTGGTCCCAACAGCCAGTGCGACCGAGCCGAAAACATCGGGCCGATCATCCGGCACGATCCGGGGCGTGATCGGGACCATGCCTCGACTGTTTCCGTCGTAGCCAGCCGCGCCAGCAGTTACGTTCCGCGCGGCGCCCTGGCTCGCAAGAATGGCGGCGAGGCTGCTGGGCGCGCCAAGAATGGCTTCGGTCTTGCTATAGCTCGCGTTACGCGGTGCCACGGACGCCCCAAGAGGCAACTCGCCCGCAACCGCCGGAACGGAGGCGAGAGCCCATCCTGCGAGGGCAGCAGCGATGCGAACGGCGCGTTTCATTGCGCCGACAATCGCAGGACATCACCAAAGTCCGCTTAAACGCCATGGTTAAGGGCGCGCTAACTAATCCGAATGCTCAACTCGGTTGAGGAAGTCGGCGACGGCTCGGTTAAACTCTACGGGCCTCTCTAGGTTGGTCAAATGTCCCGCTTCGGCAATCGTTTGAAGGGTCGCGCCTTCGACCATCGCGGCAAGCTCTTGCGACAGCTCGGGCGGCGTGATGCGGTCCTCCGACCCGACCATAACGAGTGCCGGTACGGCGATTGCGGCCGCTCGATAGGATTGCTTTGCCAGCCATACCGCCTCTGCGCCGATGGCATAGGCTGCGGGATCGATGCGGCTCATCGTCTCGACGACCTCGCTGCGGATGTCCTCGCCGGCCTGGCTTCCAAGCAAGGCACCGGCGCGCGCTTCAGCCAGCGGACGCATTCCCATCGAGCGGCTGGCTTCGATCGACCGCTCGAAGATCGCTGCGCCGTCGGGGTGATCCGCGAAGGTATCGGCAAGGATCAGGGACCTACATCGCTGCGGAGCCAACGCATGCATTGCGATCGCAACGACGCCGCCCAGGGACAAGCCGCAGACATGCGCCGAGTCGATGTCCAAAGCATCGAGCACGGCTAGCGCGGCCCGGGCGAAGTCGTCGCGGGTGGCACTGGCGAGAAAGTCGCTTTCGCCATAGCCGGGATAATCGAGCGCAACGGCCCGGCGGCTTTGGCCAAAATGGGCTAGCTGCGGGTTCCACACGCTTTTGTCCGAACCGACACCGTGAAGAAAGACGATCGGAGTCAGCGGACCGCTGCCACGCTCCTCGACTCCGATCCGGCCTAATGCTGTCGCTAGCGCCCCCATTGCGCCGATGATGACGCCAATGGCGCTCTTTGCAACCATCAGAGTCCTCCATTAGCGTCCGCGACGATGACTCGAATGACTGTCAATGGCGAAGGAATGCATTTCCGGCTCGATGCGGAGACCCCGCTGCTGTGGGCGTTGCGCGATGCCGCCAACCTGACCGGCGCGAAATACGGCTGCGACAGCGGCGATTGCGGCGCCTGCACGGTAATTATCGATGGCCAGGCAATGCCCAGCTGCACGGTCACAATCGGCGCGCTCGAAGGCGCGGACGTGCTGACCATCGAGGGATTTCCCCCGGATCGCTCGCACCCGCTCCAGCAGGCATGGGCGGCTGAACAGGTCAGCCAGTGCGGCTATTGCGAACCGGGCATGATCATGGCGCTTTCGGCCCTACTGCAGGCAAGCCCTAATCCGCTGCCGGAGCAGCTGGCCGCAATCGGCAACATCTGCCGCTGCGGCATCGGCCCGCGGGTCTTGCGTGCGGTTGCGCGCACAAGCGCTTCAGCCGCCGGTGCGGACATCCTCAAAGTTTCATCCGGGAAAGCTGAACCGGGCAATTCATCGCGGTTCAGCAACGGCTCATCCGGCGAGTAGCATCCCAAACTCACTGAAAACAACCGAACCCGAATGAGCTCCCATATGCGTAATCTTGCACTTCTCCTCTTACTCGCCAGCGCCGCCGCGCCGGTCATGGCGCAAAGCGGCGAGCGGTCGTCCGAAGACCGTGCCGCGGCCCGCGCCGAACGTGCCCAGGCTCGCGCCGAACGCGCCGAGCGTACTGAAGCGCGCAGCAACGAAGCCCGGGCAGCGCGAAGCGAGCAACGCGCCTCGCGCGCCGAACCCCCCTCCGCGCCGGTCGTCACGCAGACCCAGTCGGTCGAGCAGCAGGCTGTCCAGCAGTCAGCACCGGCTGCGCAGGAGACGCGGTCGTCGCGCCGGCAGGCGTATGAGAGTCGTCGCGAACGCATTCGCGAGCAGCGCACGTCGGAGCCGGTCGACGCTCAGACGACCGCATCGGGAGATGGTATTGCTCCGCGTCAGCGCGACATCCGCACGATTCCCGATACGTCGCCAACGACCGTGGTGACCCGCAACAACGACGGTACCATAACCACCCAGCATCGCAGCCGCGACGGCCGCCGCTGGAGCGAGAATCACCGCCGCTGGGATCGCGACCACTGGCGTGGCGATCGCCGTTACGACTGGCGCCGCTATCGCAGCCACCACCGGTCCCTGTTCCGCCTCGGTCTTTACATCGACCCGTTCGGCTGGGGATACCGGCGCTGGGGCATCGGATCCTACCTATATCCGAACTATTATTCGTCGAGCTTCTGGCTCAACGACCCGTGGCAGTATCGCCTGCCGCCGGTTTACGGTCCCTACCGCTGGGTCCGCTATCATGACGACGCCCTGCTGGTGGATATCTACAGCGGCCAGGTTGTCGACGTGATCTACAACTTCTTCTGGTAGAACAGACTCTACCGTTGGTGGAAAAGCGGGGCGTCCCGGCACTTGCCGGGGCGCCCTGACTGTTATAGGCCAATAGGACACTCATTTGGGGGATTATCATGATCGGCCGCCTCTCGACGCTCGTTCTTCTTGCTACGACCAGCATGGCCGCTGCCACGGCGTCGCATGCCGCGGCGCCTGCTGCCGTCGTCAGTGTCGCCGCCGCCCAGGCGATGAGTCAGGCCCAAGCGCACGACGCCCTGTTCGCGCTTTTCAAGAAGAGCGACGAGGACAACCTCAAGCGCAATCCCTTGAGCGCGCTTTCGCGCGGCGACCTTCGCTATGCCGACCAGCTCGGCAATTATCTCACCAAGGAATATAACGACGCGGAGATTGCGGCTGCCAAGTCGGAGCTCGCGGCCCTGCGCGCTATTCCGCGCGACGCGCTCTCGCCGACCGACAAGATCGCCTATGACGTTTTTGAATATGGCAATGTGCAGACCCTGAAGGGGTTCGAGCCGCAGATCCTGGCGCTGACCGAAGTTCGCCCGGTCAATCACTTCGCCGGTTTTCACACTTTCTATCCGACTTTCGCGAGCGGCAAGAGCGCCGCGCCGTTCAAGACCGTCCTCGATTATGAGAACAACCTGAAGCGTCACCGTCAATATGCCGCGCTCACCGACCGCGCGATCGGCAAGTTCCGCGAAGGGCTTGCCAGCGGGGTGCTGGAAACCAAGCTGACAATCAAGAACGTCATCGAGCAGCTCGACACGCAGCTCAAGCAGCCGGTCGAGGAGTCGCCCTTCTACGGCCCGATCGGAATGTTTCCGGATACGATCAGCGCCGCTGACCGGGCCCGGCTGACAGCCGAGTACAAGGACGTCATCGGCAACGTCATCTATCCAGCGCACAAGCGCCTTCGCGATTTCCTTGCCAATGAATATCTGCCGCGCGCACGCGACTCCGTTGGCCTGTCGCAGATGAAGGGCGGCGCCCAGCTCTATCAGTACATGATCGAGCAGACGACGACCGTGCCGCTAACGGCGGACTATCTTCACAACCTCGGCCTGAGCGAAGTCGCCCGGATCCGCGGCGAGATGGAGAAGGTCAAAAACGAAGTCGGCTTCAAGGGCACGCTGCAGCAATTCTTCGACTATCTGCGCACCGATCCGAAGTTCAAACCGAAAAGCCGCGAGTGGCTGACCGAGGAATATTACCGCATCGGCAAGGCGGTCGATGCCAAGGTGCCGGAATATTTCGCGTTGGTCCCCAAGACCAAGCTTGAGATCCGTCCGTACGAACCCTTCCGCGAGAAGTTCGAGGCCGGCGGGTCATACCAGCAGGGCACGCCGGACGGGTCGCGCCCGGGCATCTTCTATTTCAATGCCTATGACCTTCCCAGCCGGACCACGCCGGGCATGACGACGCTCTACCTGCACGAGGGCGCGCCGGGGCATCACTTCCAGATCAGCCTTGCGCAGGAGAACGAGGCGTTGCCGGCATTCATGCGCTTCGGCGGCAACACCGCTTACGTCGAAGGCTGGGCGCTCTATGCCGAAACGCTTGGTTACGAGATGGGCTTCTTCAAGGATCCTTATCAGCGCCAGGGCACACTGGACGACGAGATGCTTCGCGCGATGCGGCTGGTGGTTGACACCGGGCTCCATTCGAAGGGTTGGACCCGCGAACAGTCGATCGAATATATGCTCAACAACTCGGGCATGGGCAGGACCGACGCCACCGCCGAGGTAGAGCGCTACATTGCGATCCCCAGCCAGGCCCTGGCTTACAAGGTCGGCGCGCTGACCATCCAGCGTTTGCGCAAGAAGGCATCCGAGCAACTTGGCAAGCGTTTCGACCTTCGCGAATTCCATGCGATCGTGCTCGACACGGGAAGCCTTCCGCTGCCGATCCTTGAGCGCAAGGTCGACGACTGGATCGCCTCGAAAAAGAGCTAGGCCGCGGGTGCCAGCCTTGGCGGCACGAAGCCAGCCTGATTGTTTCCACCTCTCGAGATTCTCTCGCGGGAGAGGGCTCAACTCGCGGTAGTTCGCGAAGTTCGCGGCACGCTCCGGTATGATCATACCCGCCGCAGTTTTCGGGCATCGCTTGGAAAAGCAGGCTGGTCAGCGACGAGAAAGAGCCGAGCGCTGAGAGGCACATCAGGTTGCCTGGACAGGAATTTCTAGAGTCAATTTTGGATGGAGAGCCGACTCTAGCGGCAATCGCAGGAATGAGTCGAAGACAGACAATAGGGCTATCGAAAGCTTATCCTCATGCTGCTCCACCTGGCGAGTAAAACGAGGCTCAGAAATCTCACCACCATTTTTACGAAGCAGGTGTGAAGTGCTATAAAATTGAGAGTCGTCTTTGAAGGAGCGTTGCGTTGTCTATTCTCTTGTCCGCGCTTTCCCTCGCCGCCGCGATGCCGCAAGAAGCCGATTTCCAAGTCATTCCGCCCAACATGGTTTGTAGAAAGTTGGTCTTGGGAGCGTCGCGATCTGGCGATGTGACGATTTGCAAGACCAGAGCCGGATGGGCCGCATCGGATGCGTGCAAAGGGGCGACACGTTATTGCTCGCCCCAACAGATTGCGGAGATGAAGGCGAAACATACCGCCTTCGCCCTGACCGAAGACAGCCGGATCATTTGCCGCGAGCTAAAAGGTACCGGGTCACGCCTGTCGGCATCGAAAACGTGCCTGCCCAACCGAGAATGGCAGCGCATGTGGGAACAGGGTAGCGCCACCACCCGGGACATCCAGGATCGCTTTTCCAAGTTGCCGCGAGGCGACCGCTAGGGTTGAAAGGGCAACCCGTCCGGTTCGAGGTAACCGAGCAGAACCGAAGTTCGCTTGATTGCCTTTGCGTCCAGTGCGTTCTCTTACGTCGCGCTATTGGTGATGTCACTTCAGTCCCGATGTCGTTTTTGTTGCTAATGTCCGCTTTGGGTCAAAGGCTGACGTTGACTCCGACGGCTAGCGCCTGCGCGAGAGCAGGATGAGTACAAGACCAGCGAAGGCGACGATCGCTCCGCGAGTGACCCACGGCCGCTGGTCGATCATGAAACTTGATGCCGGCCAATTGATCAGGCCCGCGCCCTGCGCGGTCCAAAGGAGCCCGACAAGCAAGGCAGCAATGCCGAGGATAAACAGAGCGGTCTTCATGACGCAGTGTTTGAATGACTGATCGCGCATCCGCAATGGGTCGCAAGCTGCCCGTGCAGACGCCGATCCGGTCGGGGCCTAGTCGCCGCCACTCCCGAGATCGACGAACGGCGCGAACTTGACCTCGCGCTTGACGAAACTTGTCTCGTAGCGGTGTACGGAACTGTCCGACGCGAACAGCTCTTCGGCCAGCGCTACGAAGTCGTCCATGCTCGGGCAGTCGAGCAAGACCGCGAGATCATGATTGCCGCTGATCTCGTAAGCGAACTGAACTTCCGGCGTGTCATTTAATCGTCGTTGCAAGCGGTCTTTCCCTTGCTGATCGGCATGCTCCGCAAGCTGAACGAAAACCAGCGCGCGAAGCCGTCGTCCCGTGAGCTGCGGGGAGAGCAGGGCAATGGTCTTCGCGACCCAGCCTTCCGCCCGCAATCGGCGAAGCCGGCGCGCAATGGCGGACGGGGACAGCGGTACATGCGCGGCGATCTGGTCCGCGGTCAGCGAATCGTCGGTCTGAACCAGATTGAGCAGGATTCGGTCGAACCGGTCGATCATGCGCACGACGCTGCCAAAATTTGGCACGCCGCGCACGAAAATTGCGCGCATCTGGCGATGGAAATGCTGTAGTGTGTCACACTAGCAATACAGTGAGGACATGATGCGCGTTCAGATTGGACTATCCCTGCTCGCTGCCTGTGCAGCCGTTCCGCTGGCAGCGCAGTCCGCAAGCGCGCCGGCGTCGGCGGAACCGGTCCAGGCATTCGATCCGAAACAGGCTGCGGCGGTGGTGACGAAGCTGGCGACGACGCTTGAAGAGAATTTCGTCTTTCCAGAGGTTGGCAAGGCCTATGCAGTGCGTCTTCGCCAGCAGCTGAAGGAGGGCGCCTATTCTTCCTTTCGCGACGGACAGGCTTTCGCGGACAAGGTTACAAGCGACCTCCAGAGCGTGCACAAGGACGGACACTTACGCCTCCACGTGGTCCCGGTCGCAGACCGCAGCGGACCGGAGACTGCGCCCGGGCCGGCCGGCGCGAACGATGGCAGCACGATTCTGAAATCCGGCTGGCTCGCCGATGGCGTGGCCTACATCAATTTCCGGATGTTCTCCGGAAACGAGGCGACGATGAGAGAGCTGAAGGCCTTTCTCGATTCGCATCGTGACGCCAAAACCCTGATCATCGACGCTCGCCAGCATCGCGGCGGGGGCTGGAAGAGATGGACATGATCTTCCCGCAAATCTTCACTGCGGTGACCCCGCTGGTGCAGATGGACACGCGCGAGGCGGTCGACCGCAGCGGCGGCAATCCGCTTGCAGACCTGGCCTCGTTGAGGACGGTCAAGGGGCCGGCAGGAGTCGTCCGCCGCGAGCATTTCGTCACCCCGGCGGCGAACCAGGGCGGGCTTGCCAAGGCGAAAGTCTACTTGCTCACTTCGAGCCGGACCGCTTCGGCCGCTGAGCATCTCGCGATGTCCCTCAAGCGCACGCATCGCGCGACCCTCGTCGGCGAGACGACGCTGGGCGCCGGACATTATGGCCGCATGGTTCCACTCGACGACAGCTTTACCTACGCCGCCTTCATCCCCGTCGGGCGGACGTTCGATCCGGACACTAACGAGGGCTGGGAAGGCACCGGCGTAAAACCGGATGTCGCGGTTCCGGCCGACAAGGCGCTCGACGAAGCGCTCAAACTCGCAGGAGTCGCCACCAGCGGCGATGCCGCACTGGCAGCCCTGCGCTAATATCAACTGGAGAAGATTATGTTGCGGCCTACCGCGGCGGCACTGCTGCTCGCGTCCCTCTCCCTCTCGCCCGCTTCGCTGCAAGCGGCCGATACGCATGTCGAAAGCAGTTCGGCATCCGCCGTAATCGAGGCCCTGGGCGCGACTCTAGACCAATTTTACGTCGATCGTGCCGTGGGCTCCGCCTATCGGCAGGCACTCCGCCGGTTCCTCGAGACAGGTCAGGCGGACGGCCTGTCTGGCGAGGGGCTGGCGAAAGCGTTGACGACGTTCCTCCAGCAATCCCACGCCGACGCTCACCTTGCGGTCTACGCACCCGGATCGGGCATTTTCGGCAAGGAGGACGAGAGTGGAGAACCGCCGCTGCCGGAAAACGCCTACGAGGCGTCCGGATGGGTCGTCCCGGGGGTCGCCTACATTCGGCCGTTCGCCTTTTTCGGTCGGCCCGGCGACATCAAGCGGATGCAAAACTTCGTCGATGCTCACGCCGACGCAAAAGCGCTGATACTCGATTTGAGGCATCACGCCGGCGGCGAAGTGGCGGAGATTGACGTTCTTGCTGCCGATTTGTTCGACAAGCCGACAGACTTGGCAGTGATGCATACGCGCACGGCAGGATGGGACCGGTTCGAGCCGGCCGCCGATACCCCGCAATTGTCCGTGGCCAAGCGCGACATCAACTACGTCGAGCAGGTCCATCGCGCCGTGCCGCGAAAGGGCGGCGCCCGCATGGCCAAGATCCCAGTCTACGTGCTGACCTCGAAGCGTACGGCTTCCGCGGGCGAGCATCTGGCACTGGTTCTGAAACGGACCGGACGTGCGGTGCTGATTGGCGAAACGACCTACGGCGCGGGAAATTACGGCGAAGAAGTCGAACTGGCGGGCGGCTTCAAGCTTTTCGTGCCCTATGGCGAGACCATCGACCCCGACACCCGCAAGGGCTGGGAGGGAACGGGTGTCTCGCCGACTGTCCAGGTCGAGGCGAAGCAGGCGCTCAACGTCGCGCTCCAGCGGCTTGGCGTGTCCTCTTTGGCCGAAACCTGTCCCAATGTCGGGGAAGCGGGAGG
The window above is part of the Sphingomonas sp. HDW15A genome. Proteins encoded here:
- a CDS encoding cell wall hydrolase, with amino-acid sequence MALASFAAVSLLALRSERAEASAVASAQAAKLVEATIDHANEVRAVGEDAKLINATMPFSTAPVRAANAFVIPAADEIDHRRALLCLTQAVYYEAGYEPIAGRRAVAQVVLNRTRHPAFPKSVCGVVYQRNSTPICQFTFVCDGSLDRRPEPGAWRIAQQIASEALAGYVEKSVGSATHYHADYVAPRWAPLLAKISKIGAHIFYRWPGAWGMPGAFAGRYMGEPRDPATMRPLIVRVPGIDGQTIEQVTGTGPIIDGTMLKRAPNDVGGLLDTSKGWTLNIPLPSEAGSATHAVAERQANAPAPAEKAQNDAAAPTTVLASR
- a CDS encoding transglutaminase-like cysteine peptidase encodes the protein MKRAVRIAAALAGWALASVPAVAGELPLGASVAPRNASYSKTEAILGAPSSLAAILASQGAARNVTAGAAGYDGNSRGMVPITPRIVPDDRPDVFGSVALAVGTTPLERRWAKVERMPIGLAASAFVKRLSGLGAIEQLDAVNRFVNARVQFANDKRQFGYADLWLAAGETLRRGRGDCEDFAIAKLQLLRHAGFAEKDLYLVILHDVRRRADHAVLVVRADGRLLVLDNGTNRIVDSDSIPEYRPILTFSGDRSWTHGYRRGNEPAIQYAAANPATEIVATAEVAAGDPVVVSIAF
- a CDS encoding (2Fe-2S)-binding protein, with translation MTRMTVNGEGMHFRLDAETPLLWALRDAANLTGAKYGCDSGDCGACTVIIDGQAMPSCTVTIGALEGADVLTIEGFPPDRSHPLQQAWAAEQVSQCGYCEPGMIMALSALLQASPNPLPEQLAAIGNICRCGIGPRVLRAVARTSASAAGADILKVSSGKAEPGNSSRFSNGSSGE
- a CDS encoding alpha/beta fold hydrolase; this translates as MVAKSAIGVIIGAMGALATALGRIGVEERGSGPLTPIVFLHGVGSDKSVWNPQLAHFGQSRRAVALDYPGYGESDFLASATRDDFARAALAVLDALDIDSAHVCGLSLGGVVAIAMHALAPQRCRSLILADTFADHPDGAAIFERSIEASRSMGMRPLAEARAGALLGSQAGEDIRSEVVETMSRIDPAAYAIGAEAVWLAKQSYRAAAIAVPALVMVGSEDRITPPELSQELAAMVEGATLQTIAEAGHLTNLERPVEFNRAVADFLNRVEHSD
- a CDS encoding HlyD family type I secretion periplasmic adaptor subunit, encoding MASTAFIPELARRHSELSGSRRVIIYSAAFFLVFLLWASIAQVDEVTSGQGKVIPSSKVQIIQSADPATVAELLVRAGQPVKRGQLLARLDNPESRSILAETEALEARAARLGAEGLGTSSGALQGEEAALSEVRRQTLSSRVSALRASAEQRRREAAEASATISSLSQSLQLAQENVNRLAPLAAKNIVPQTELATAQREVVDLRGRIAAAREQQGRAMAAVSEAQSQASEAQFEFRKQALDERSQVQQKIAVNQQSLQGRGQSGRLELRSPVDGVVNDVKVTTIGGFVAAGEKVMEVVPMGDKLLVETRVKPSDIAFIKVGDKALVKVTAYDFSTYGGLDGRVVQVSADSIYDEAERQAYFTVIVETERSYLHSAGRKLPITPGMMTDTQIITGRKSILTYLLKPLSKARSEALRER
- a CDS encoding type I secretion system permease/ATPase, with product MHWLESTPSREIDPVLDCLAFLARRSDRPSSPVLLRAGLALSDKGTLPFHQVEPALDQVGMRGDPMVRRLKGWPVQRLPAILELKDDRAAVLLEVKGGDGLVYAPGLAEAMWVKLDDLQSAYTGRAVAVEADPTREREGERPWDKAKRTHWFWSEVWKERREFWPVMLAALIVNLLALAVPLFTMNVYDRVIPNKAIPTLWVLALGVALALAFDFALRIARSRLVDEIGLTLDAKLSQKLFEKVMNLPMASRQGSTGALAKRLSEYELVRDFFASTTVVLLVDLSFLLLFLIFITVLAGWLVLVPLVGIALMALAGYSLQKKMGRSAIDAQADASLQHSMLVESIGGLETLKAARAEGQMLGRWRRYASMSAATQEHMRRVTAVAVNLTSSSQQLISIGLIVGGFYRFNAGEMSMGAIIAIVMLAGRAMSPVGQFAFLMTRAKQALTTMNSLQQMMEVEDERQTSARSIVPEIRVGKIELIDVDFAYPGASANALNGVCLKIEPGERIGIIGRVASGKSTLGRVLCGLYTPTGGVMTVDGLDSRQYHPHQLRDEFRFVAQDSELFSGSVRDNLMLGAAQADDQQLIDAVIRSGADIFLSRDAAGFDFPVGERGTRLSGGQRSLLVLARALVSPCKLLFLDEPTGSMDTQTENYFIERLRNALTPKQTLIVSTHRHQMLNIVDRLIVIDGGRIVADGPRQDILGRLGNVAKEAKK